From Ptychodera flava strain L36383 unplaced genomic scaffold, AS_Pfla_20210202 Scaffold_55__1_contigs__length_887147_pilon, whole genome shotgun sequence, a single genomic window includes:
- the LOC139128475 gene encoding zinc finger protein 862-like, translated as MKAHERTKSHEICVMKSFGPMSSEQKKDRPILQAVANITTKQRETLTMLFNTAYAVLKAGRPFSDYEFLCSVQLKNNIQLGENYITRIACRRFLSSIVHVIRNEINTEIKASRFLSILGDGSTDASIVEQEIVYLRYVDQTECVPKTREIDIIPLASANADGVFRALESGLQSVNLNFNDLKHEQNKDGPMLVGVNFDGAAVMMGVKSGVVKKITDIIPEVIAMHCVAHKLELAALDANKSVKYMEKFEDTIKGIYNFYHYSPKRRRELTEICAIIQQCTAHFSSVKQVRWLASKDRAVKALKMNLPAVVMHLQHSDADKARGYYKEVTTVNFIKHIYFMLDYLSVLATLSRAFQQEGLLVMELHVPDHIECTLIALTALKNTPGKYMKEFTELYNPTEMEFGDVSLTGRKPGVVDFTKDSDTKNMIDNTVKYIEKRFNNLNTEQLSLLVVLDFHKWPINNEELAVYGNEEIHKLVVQLESCFTDEDRQCIDREWLFLKMYIRPLRSNDLLDVYSGLLRLKPNTMLHILKVIEFVLTISPSTASCERGFSNMNNVKTSLRTSLTQQALADQLHIVCEGPSLADFNADKAVNHWLTCGTGERHLSGHKTKNTAEPQLEDIVVESVKKPSHR; from the coding sequence ATGAAAGCACACGAAAGAACAAAATCACACGAAATATGTGTAATGAAGTCTTTCGGGCCAATGTCGAGTGAACAGAAAAAAGATAGACCAATACTTCAGGCAGTCGCAAATATCACTACCAAACAGCGAGAGACCCTTACTATGTTGTTCAACACAGCATATGCCGTTTTGAAAGCAGGACGACCATTTAGTGACTATGAATTTCTCTGCAGTGTTCAACTAAAAAACAATATACAGCTTGGAGAAAATTATATCACAAGAATTGCCTGCAGAAGATTTTTATCATCAATTGTTCATGTCATCCGGAatgaaataaacactgaaataaaaGCATCCAGATTTTTGAGTATTTTGGGAGATGGTAGTACAGACGCTAGTATTGTTGAACAGGAAATCGTCTATCTGAGGTATGTAGACCAAACAGAGTGTGTTCCCAAGACAAGAGAGATTGATATCATCCCACTGGCAAGTGCTAATGCAGATGGTGTGTTTCGAGCACTAGAGTCTGGACTGCAGTCTGTAAACTTGAACTTCAATGACTtaaaacatgaacaaaataaagatGGCCCCATGTTAGTTGGTGTCAACTTTGATGGTGCTGCTGTCATGATGGGAGTCAAATCGGGAGTTGTAAAGAAAATAACTGACATAATTCCAGAAGTGATTGCAATGCACTGTGTAGCTCATAAACTTGAACTAGCAGCACTTGATGCCAACAAGTCAGTTAAGTACATGGAAAAATTTGAAGATACCATTAAGGGAATCTACAACTTCTACCACTATTCCCCCAAACGACGCAgagaattgactgaaatatgtGCTATCATTCAGCAGTGTACTGCACATTTCTCCAGTGTTAAACAAGTGAGATGGCTTGCCAGCAAAGACAGAGCTGTGAAAGCTCTGAAGATGAACTTACCAGCTGTTGTTATGCATCTACAACACAGTGATGCTGACAAGGCTAGAGGGTACTACAAAGAGGTCACAACTGTAAACTTTATCAAGCATATTTACTTCATGCTGGACTATCTGTCAGTCCTTGCTACCTTGTCCAGAGCATTCCAGCAGGAGGGCCTCCTAGTGATGGAATTACATGTACCAGACCATATTGAATGTACCCTGATTGCACTGACTGCACTGAAAAACACTCCAGGGAAATACATGAAGGAGTTCACAGAGTTGTATAATCCAACAGAGATGGAATTTGGAGATGTCTCCCTGACAGGCAGAAAACCAGGTGTTGTTGATTTCACAAAGGACAGTGACACCAAGAACATGATAGACAATACTGTGAAGTACATTGAAAAGAGGTTCAATAACTTAAATACAGAACAACTCAGTTTGCTGGTAGTGCTGGATTTCCACAAATGGCCCATCAACAATGAAGAGTTAGCAGTTTATGGAAATGAAGAGATACACAAGCTAGTTGTCCAACTTGAATCCTGCTTCACTGATGAAGATAGACAGTGCATTGACAGAGAATGGCTGTTTCTGAAAATGTACATTAGACCACTCAGGTCAAATGACCTTCTTGATGTTTATTCAGGACTACTGAGACTGAAACCAAACACCATGTTGCACATCTTGAAAGTAATTGAGTTTGTACTCACTATTTCCCCTTCAACAGCTAGTTGTGAGAGGGGATTTAGTAACATGAATAATGTGAAAACTAGTCTGAGGACATCACTTACCCAACAGGCTTTGGCTGACCAGTTACACATTGTATGTGAAGGCCCCAGTCTTGCTGACTTTAATGCTGACAAAGCAGTTAACCATTGGTTAACATGTGGTACAGGGGAGAGACATTTGAGTGGACACAAAACTAAAAACACTGCTGAACCACAGTTAGAGGACATTGTTGTGGAAAGTGTGAAAAAaccaagtcatcgttga